The Deltaproteobacteria bacterium region CGAAAACAAAACATTCCCCGTCCCACATCGACGTCGTTTTTGATGCAGGAAATTTTTCGATGTAATTTAGGATTCCGCCGTCCAATTGTTTGACGTTAGAAAAGCCTTTTTCTTCCATGGCAACAATGGCTTTCTCACAACGAATTCCGCCGGTGCAGAAAATGTAAGTGGGTTTTGATTTGTCTTTTACATTCAGGTCCAGCCAAGAGGGGAAGTCAGAAAATTCCTCGATTTGCGGAGTCAGCGCATTCCTAAATGTACCGATCGAGGATTCGTAATTGTTTCGTGTGTCGATCACAACTGCCTCGGGGGCTTGGATTCCAGCGTGCCATTCTTCCGGCGAAATGTGAGTGCCGGAGCCTGGTTGATGGGGAAGAAGATCGGGGCGTTTAAGCGTAACGATCTCCTTTCGAACTTTGACGACGAATTCGAGAAACGGGATTTTCTCGCCTGGTTCGATCCAGCTTGTTTTTACATTTTGAAATTCAAAGCCTGGAATCAAGAGCGATCCTGATTCTTTCAGGAACAGTGGAAGGCATTCGCTTGGACCGGAGGCCGTGGCATTTAGTCCCTCTTGACCCAGAATAATCAGTCCTGAAATTCCAAATTTATTCGCCGATACTTCGAGGCCCTTCTTAACTCGCGCGACGTCCTCGGCTGAAAGCGTGACGAAATGATAAAAGGTTTGAACTTCGAGGCGTTTTTCAGTTCTTGGAATTGGTGGCAGCATATAGCCAGGAAAATACCTTGCGGTGCCTCTTTTAGCAACTTTGGACCGCCGAATAATCGGTGGGAAGTTTGGAATATCTGCTGGTGCGTGGTAGTACATCCGAATGCTTGAGTCACAAAGTCCCAGTCAATCTTCTGCTTCTGGTGGAAACACCAGCGGCTCCAGTCCAGAAACGACCACAGAAATTCAGCGTCGTCGGACATTTGCGATTATTTCTCACCCTGACGCTGGTAAAACAACGCTGACAGAGAAGCTGCTTTACAACGGCGGCGTCATTCATGAAGCAGGCGAGGTAAAGGGCAAGCAGGGTACAAAGGCCGCAACATCAGATTGGATGGCGCTCGAGCAACAACGTGGAATTTCGATCACTTCGTCTGTGATGCAGTTTGAATACAAAGGCCTTCGGGTTAATCTTCTGGATACGCCGGGCCACAAAGATTTTTCGGAAGACACCTATCGCACCTTGGTGGCCGCAGATTCTGCGGTGATGCTGATCGACGTTGCAAAGGGTGTGGAAGAGCGAACGAAAAAACTCTACGAAGTGTGCCGTTATCGCAATGTTCCCATTTTCACCTTTATCAACAAGTGCGATCGCGAAGGTAAAGCACCTTTAGAATTGATTGATGAAATCGAAACGACGCTGAAGATGGCCTGCTGGCCAGTGACCTGGCCTGTAGGTTTAGGCGGTTTATTTTTTGGTCTCTATCACCGGACTCGAAAAGTTATTTATCCCTACCAGGGGCGAGACGGGGATTTGGACATGACTCCGATTCCGGTCTCCTCATTGGATCAGCCCGGTCTTGCTGAAAAAATTCGGCCGGAAGTTTTGCAGGCACTAAAAGAAGAAATTGAACTTATCGATGGAACGCTGGGAGAGTTTGATCACCAGGCATTTTTAGACGGCAAACTTAGTCCTGCAACTTTTGGTTCGGCGAAACAAGACTTTGGCGTCGATCTCTTTCTCGACCTTTTCAAGGAATGGGCGCCGCCACCAGGCCCACGAAAAACAAAAACTGACATTGTTGTGAATCCGCTCGATTCAGCGTTCACTGGCTTCGTGTTTAAGATGCAAGCCAACATGGATCGAAGGCACCGCGACCGTGTTGCGTTCATTCGAATCTGCAGCGGTAAATTTCAACGGGGCATGAAGGTTCATCACATGCGCCTCGACCGAGAGGTTCGCTTGGCGTTTTCAAGTCAGTTCGTTGCACAAGATCGCGAAACAGTAGATGAAGCATTTGCAGGTGATATTGTAGGCGTCAACGATACCGGTAACTTCCAGATTGGCGACACGATCACGACAGGGAAAAAACTTTTGTTCGAAGACATTCCAAAATTCCCACCGGAACTTTTTGGTCGCTTACAAGTAAGCGATGCAATGAAACGGACCAAGCTTCAGAAGGGTGTCCAACAGCTTTCAGAAGAAGGTGCTATTCAGTTGTTCATTGACCCCATCGTCGGCCCGCAAGACCCCATCATTGGCGTTGTCGGAGAGTTGCAGTTTGAGGTTCTTTTGTATCGACTCGAAGATGAATATGGACTTGATGTCAAACTTGCGCGAACGCCATATACGGTCGCCCGGTGGCCCCGCGACAAAGACGGAAAGCCAGTGAAACGTCTAAACGGAAATCTACAAATGTTTGAGGATGCATCAGGAAATCCGGTTATTTTGTTAGCGCAAGAATGGGATTTAAATTGGGCGAAGAAAGAAAATCCCGATATTGAATTCGCAACCAGTATTCTGCAGGTTCGTGAAGGAACGCCGGGGTATTCGCTCTAGAAAGCCGGCTAGTCGGTTGTAACCGTCAGTTTCACGGGCCAATTGGCGAGGACCCAGTTCGACACTTCGATAATCTGCGTGTCGCGCGCAAAAGCGAGGCAGCCTGCGGTCCAATTGTTTTCAATACTTTTTGCAGGAAGACACATGAAGGGCCGGATGGGGCCGTGGATGCCGATCGCGTTTCCTGTATAGCCGCGAGCTATATCGGACTTATTCGGATAGCCAACCGGAATGAATATTCCAAATTGCAGCGATTTACGCGGGTATCCCAACCAGTAGGTGCCCACGGGCGTTTTTCGATCACCGGACTTTCTTTTCCCAAGCCCATTTGAGCCAATCATTGTGCGATTCGCCCATTCGACTTTTTGACTCAGGCAGCCCACTAAGCTGTCGATCGACGCAAGATAAACAATCTCTTTCGTTCGGCCATGGCAGATATCTTGGGGCAGTTTTAGCATGTCAGTTTCAGTCATTTCGATTTGCCGGGTGTTCAAACGGCAGTCTTGATCGCGATAGACAAAAGCGTCCGCTATGCTTTCTTGGGATTTTAGCAAGTCCGATTCAGAAAAATCCAAAGGGCCGTAAGAAAGAGTATCAGCACTCGCCGTTATCGAGACGACTGCGGAAGACGACAAAAGGCATACGAGCGAGAAAAAGATCACATTGCGTAGAAACAAAAAAGCCCCCCGAAGAAATCGAAGGGCTTTTACTGACTGGTCACTTTAAAGACGAAAGCGTCTTACAGGCGGCAGTTGTAGTTGACACCCTTCACGGTGAGAGTCGCGTAGCGACCCATGCCGAGGCCTCTATCATGGAAGATCGCGAAAGAAACATCGCCCTCTTTTGGTTTGCATGTATTTCCTCCCGCTTCAAAAACATGCATGTCTACGAGGCCTCCGAAAGCGTTGAATGCTGAAGAAGGTGCATTGGCGAAGCATTTTCCAATCTCGTCATTCGTCACAAAGCCGCTTTTAGCCTGGTGGTGAGGGGTCATTTCGACGATGAATGTGGTTTTAAACGATTTTTCGGATCGTTCAATAGCCTCTGTGCAGGTCATGTTCATGCGGACTGGAGCCGAGGGCTCTTGATGCTCTTCACCATCTGGCATCAAGAGGGCCGGGCGAGCCATTGCGAAAGTAGCGGCCAATAGCACCAAAGTGGCGGCGAAAAGGCCAAGGGCAAAACGTTCAAATTTACCTGTCTGCAACATAATTCCTCCTGGATTCCAACGAAAACACAAGGCACAACAAATAGTGTGCGAGGCGCGTCCACCCGGCTAGGTGGCAAGAGCTGCGCCAGCCGACGGCCAATAGGCGTGCTGCGCCTCGAAAAACCTTCAAGCTGGTGACAGCTTGGAACTAGGGCGCTAGGTTCTGCTCTATGTTTGATTCATTGAGCGACAAGTTACTGGGAAGCCTTAAAAAGCTCCGCGGCCAAGGCAAAATTTCGGAAGAAAATGTTCAGGACGCGATCAAAGAAATTCGCATGAGTCTGCTCGAAGCGGACGTGAACTTTAAGGTTGTTAAAAGCTTCATCGATGCAGTTCGCGAAAAAGCTCTGGGCGCAGAAGTCCTTCAAGGCGTAAGCCCCGGTCAGCAGTTCGTTAAAATCGTTCATGATGAATTGGTTCGTGTCCTCGGTGGGGAAGCCGTGGAGCTTGATTTGAAGTCATCCGACGCGCGCCCAGCCATCGTGATGATGGTCGGGTTACAAGGTGCGGGTAAAACCACGACCTCTGCGAAACTCGCTCTTTATATTCGTCAAAAATATAAGAAAAAGCCGGGCCTCGTTCCGGCCGATGTTTATCGTCCTGCTGCGATTGAACAGTTGAAAACGCTCGGTGGAAATCTTGGTGTTCCGGTTTACCCGTCGCAAGCGTCACAAAAGCCAGAAGAGATTCTTGAAAAAGCTCTGGTTTGGGCTCGCGAAAACATGGTCGAAGTCTTGATTCTTGATACGGCTGGCCGGTCGCAAATTGATGATCAGCTGATGGGCGAACTTGATCGCTTAAAAGCATTGGCGAATCCGCGAGAAATACTTTTGGTTGCGGACGCGATGCTGGGGCAGCAGTCGGTTGCTGTTGCCGAAGGATTTCACGGTCGCCTGACGTTGTCGGGCTTGGTTCTTACTAAAATCGATGGTGATGCACGAGGTGGGGCTGCGCTTTCGATTCGAGAAACAACGGGGATTCCGGTAAAATTCTTAGGCGTCGGTGAAAAGTCGGACGCGCTTGAGGTCTTTCACCCTGATCGCTTGGCCTCACGAATTCTGGACATGGGCGATGTATTGAGTCTTGTCGAGCGCGCCCAAGAAGTTGTCGACGAAAAGACGGCCATGGAATCAGCGAAGAAAATTGCTAATAAGCAGTTTACGGTCGAGGACTTTTTGGCTCAGATGCAAATGATGAAAAAGCTGGGCGGGTTAGAAGGAATCATGGGGATGCTTCCTGGAATGGGGCAGGCCATGAAACAGCTTAAGGATCAAACGAAACCAGACGAAGAAATGCGCAGAATCGAAGCAATTATTCGGTCGATGACAAAGCAGGAACGCCAAGATCATCGGATTCTAAATGGCTCTCGGCGGGCTCGAATCGCTAAAGGTTCTGGCACGCAAGTCTCGGAAGTAAATAAATTCATTAAGAGTTTTGAACAAAGCCAAAAGGCCATGCAGCAGCTGATGAAAATGGGAATGGGCGGAGCCATGGGAAGCTTGATGGGTGGCGGAAAAGGCAAAGGCATGCCGCCGTTTCGCGGTCCAGGTGGTGGACGGTTTCCGTTCTAGTCGATCCTTTTGTGGCCATTTAGCTTGCCAAAACTTGGCGCCTAAGGTTATCCCTTTAGGCTTCGCTGTACCGCCCATGACGGTCGACGGGTCTGCTTTGGTAGTCAAAGTGGCTTTTAGTTGACGGGAGGCGGCCTGGGAAACCGGGGAAGGAGAAATCAGTGGTAGTAATTCGTTTGGCCCGTGGTGGCTCAAAAAAGCGTCCAAAGTATAGAATCACAGTTGCTGACTCACGTCAGTGGTTGAATGGTAAGTTCATCGAAGTTATCGGCAACTTCAATCCAAGTCCGCGTGGTCAAGAGCAGAAGCTCGTGCTTGATCTCGAAAAGGCCAATGCCTGGATTAAAGTCGGCGCGCAGCCAACAGAACGAGTGCGTTCACTCATTCGTATGGCGCAAACTAAAGCCTAATTGTAGCCACAGGTAATCTCACGTTAATCTCACGGGTAAATTGAGGGGTGTTGCATGGCGGCTGATCCGTCGAACTTAAAGGACTTGATCGAGTTCATGTCAAAGGCGCTAGTGGATTTTCCGGACGACGTAAAAGTCGTTGAAGAGGTTCATGAGCAAACAACGATGTACAAACTGTACGTCAACAAACAGGATCTCGGTAAGGTCATCGGGAAGTTGGGCCGCACGGCCCGTTCGCTCCGAACGATTTTGATGGCGGCCAGCACGAAGCTTGATCGTCGTTCAGTTCTCGACATCGTTGAGTAAGCGATTGTCCTGAAATGCGAGTGTTCGCAAGTCTCGATCGCGCTCTGCGTGGCGATTAGTATTAAGGTCGCAAGTTTTTGCAACCAGTCGAAAGGGGCAGGCGACACGCTTGCCCTTTTGCTTTTTTTCAGGAGGCCACTTGAAGGGTAGTTTTGTGGAAACTGTAGGCGATGATTTTCGAATTGTGGGCCGAGTGAAGGATGCCCACGGCCTAAAAGGTGAAATCTGGGTTGTCCTTTTTGCTGGGCAAGCTGACTGGCTACCAGACCTTAAAGACACAGGCGGTTTTTTTCTTTCTAAAACCGAAAGTCTTCCGTCGGAAGATGTGAAGGCTCAGCTTCACCCTTATAAACTGAAAGGTGTCCGCGCGCACAAAAATGGATTAATTCTTCAAACTCCGGAGATTGCCGACCGAACGGCTGCCGAGGGTTTTAAGGGTTGGTTCTTGGCGATACCTGAGGAGTATCTCAGTTCTGAAGAGGGCGAGTCTTTTTACTTGAGCGAAATTGACGGTTTTGAAGTGCGTGAAGAGGGTAACGGAATCGGAACCGTCATCGGATTTTCGTCTAACAACGCCCAAGATTTGCTGATTGTAGAACTAAAAAAAGGCGTTCGCCCAGGCGTTAAAGCTGGGGATAAAATTGAAATTCCATTCGTTGAAGCACTTATTGAGGCGGTTGATAGCGCTGAGGAAACCATAGAAGTCGATCTGCCAAACGGTTTGATTGAAGTTCAATTAGGCTTGGATTCAAAAGAGGAAGATATTGAAGAAGACACCGTAGATGATGAATTGGACGAAGATGATTCGGACGAGGACACGTTCGGTGATCTTGAAGACGAGACCGATGACGAAACGGAAAATGAATCCGGCGATGACGCTGACGACGATGTGTCGCAGACGAGACACTGAGTAATGCGTTTTGCCGTCGTCACAATCATGCCGGAAATAGTGACGTCGGCGTTTCAAGACGGTCTTGTGGGGCAAGCATTCAAGAAAGGCCTCATTCAGATAGAAACTTTAAATCCAAGAAAGTTTTCTGAAGGCGCGCACAACTCGGTGGACGACCGAGTTTTTGGCGGCAGCGACGGCATGTTAATGCAAGCCGAACCTCTTGCAAAAGTTGTCGAAGAGTTAAGATCGAAATTTAAAAAAGTAAAAGTGGTAAACCTTTCGCCGCGAGGACGCGTATTTAGTGATCAGGCGGCCAAAGAATTTGCCGAAGAGTTTAGTTCTGACCCGAACGCGGTTTTGGTTCTTATTGCTTCTCGCTATGCGGGGGTGGACCAACGGTTCATTGATCTGTATTGCGACGACGAATTTTCCATCGGCGATTATGTTTTAAGCGGCGGTGAGCTTCCAGCCTGCGTTTTGATAGATGCAATCGCGAGGAAAGTCCCTGGCGTTCTTGGCAATGCCGAATCGGCTGACGCTGATAGCTTTACAGACGGCTTGCTTGAGTGTGCTCAGTACACAAGGCCAAGAGAGTGGCGCGGAAAAGAGATACCGGCAGTTTTATTATGCGGCGATCCGAAGCTCATTGAAGATTGGCGATACCTTGACTCGTTGATTGTCACGGCGAAAAGGAGACCGGAGCTTTTGACTATCTCACTTTTGAAGCGTGTTCGAGAAATTCAAGGCGCGGCAAGAAAAGGCCTAGGGACAATTGGTCATCCCGCTGTTAGAAAAGCTGCGTTCGAGGATCTATCGCGGCTGGCAGAGCACGTTCTTACTATTTGGCCAAAGTAATCGATTTAATTTTTTGAAGCTGTATGTGAATCTTTAAAGGACGTCTGTTTGAAAATAGCTGTGGGTTTAGTTCACTATCCGATTCGCGATCGACATAAGAAAATCGTCGCAACGAACGTCACCAATTTAGATGTTCACGACATCGCTCGTGCCTCGCGGGTTTTTGGAATTTCTAGGTATTACGTCATTCATCCGATGCAAGATCAACGGTCCTTCGTCCATCGCATGCTCGATCACTGGCGTGTAGGCGACGGGGCTCAGTACAATCCCATGCGCAAGACCGCGCTCACGATGGTCGACACGGCCGAGAGCTTGGATGCCGCAATTGAGGACTGGAACCAAAAGGAAGGTCTGACTGGGAGGCCCTTGATCGTATCGACCCATGCCCGTGCTCTTGAAGGGGTGCCTCAGGTAAGTTTTCGGGAACTCCGCGCCAAAATTGAAGCTGGTGGACCTGAAGACCGCCTATTTTTGATCTTTGGGACGGGATTTGGCCTGACCGAGGAATTTATGCGTGGTTGTGACATGCTTTTAGAGCCTGTAAAGGGTGCTCCGCCTGATGACTATCGGCATCTTTCGGTTCGCTCGGCTGTTAGCATCATTCTTGACCGTTTGCGCGGGGCATGGTAACTTTCCGCCCTCGTACATTGAATAATTATTCGAAGGACTTAGGGATGGCTAAAGCCGCAAAGAAAACAGCATCTAAATCTGCAGGAAAATCACCTAAAGCTGCGGCGCCAAAAGCTAAAGCTCCAAAAAAAGCCAAAGCTGCGAAAGGGCCACAAGGCGAGACAGATCTCGTTCGTCGCGTCGCTCTGAAGAAAGTTGCGAACAACGCGAAAATTCAAGACTTTGGCGCGGGCGACACTGTTGGCGTTTATGTAAAAGTTCGTGAAGGCGATAAAGAGCGCGTTCAGCTTTACAAAGGTGTTTGCATTAAAGTTCAAGGCGAAGGCGTAACACGAACATTCACAGTTCGAAAAATTTCGGCTGGCGTTGGTGTTGAACGTACTTTCCCGTTCCGCAGCCCTTCTGTTGATCGAGTTGAAGTGATCGCAAAAGGTAAGGTTCGTCGTTCGAAGCTCTACTTCCTTCGTGAACTCAAAGGAAAAGCTGCTCGTTTGACTTCTGAAATGGTTGGTTTGGTCGATACGTCGATCCCGGCAGAATCTGCAGAAACAGCGACGACAGAAGCATAGGAAAAGTCGAAATACATTCCTGGTCCGGAGCGCTATAGTCTCCGGGCGGAATAGATCAGAGATATCAGAGATATCAGAGATATCAGAGATATCTTAAAGAAGAGACTCCATCGCGGAGTCTCTTTTTTTTGCTCCCTTTTCTGCCAGGTATCGAAGATTCCTTGAGAGTCGAATAAAATTCGATTTGGATCGAGGGGATGAGAAAAATTTTGAACGAGCCGACCGAGTTAGAGCCATTTGATTGGCGTTCACTTTCACAAGCGCCAGTGATCGGTCTCGACGAAGTCGGTCGCGGCTGCTTGGCAGGACCTGTTTACGCCGCCGCTGTGATTGTTCCTGAGAGTGTTATCGAAAAGTTGGTCAATGCTGGCGTGACTGATTCGAAACTCGTTTCAGAAAAAAAGCGCAGCGGTTTGGCTGAACTTATTTGTGAAACATGTTTTTTTGGTCTCGGCTCTGCTTCGAGCCAAGAAATCGACGAGATCAATATCTTGCAGGCGACGTTTCTTTCGATGAAACGCGCCTTGGTTGATCTCGAAGCGCGCTTCGGACACTCCGAGGGTCATCTTTTGATTGATGGAAACCAGAAGATCCCATTTCGAGGAC contains the following coding sequences:
- a CDS encoding peptide chain release factor 3, with the protein product MLESQSPSQSSASGGNTSGSSPETTTEIQRRRTFAIISHPDAGKTTLTEKLLYNGGVIHEAGEVKGKQGTKAATSDWMALEQQRGISITSSVMQFEYKGLRVNLLDTPGHKDFSEDTYRTLVAADSAVMLIDVAKGVEERTKKLYEVCRYRNVPIFTFINKCDREGKAPLELIDEIETTLKMACWPVTWPVGLGGLFFGLYHRTRKVIYPYQGRDGDLDMTPIPVSSLDQPGLAEKIRPEVLQALKEEIELIDGTLGEFDHQAFLDGKLSPATFGSAKQDFGVDLFLDLFKEWAPPPGPRKTKTDIVVNPLDSAFTGFVFKMQANMDRRHRDRVAFIRICSGKFQRGMKVHHMRLDREVRLAFSSQFVAQDRETVDEAFAGDIVGVNDTGNFQIGDTITTGKKLLFEDIPKFPPELFGRLQVSDAMKRTKLQKGVQQLSEEGAIQLFIDPIVGPQDPIIGVVGELQFEVLLYRLEDEYGLDVKLARTPYTVARWPRDKDGKPVKRLNGNLQMFEDASGNPVILLAQEWDLNWAKKENPDIEFATSILQVREGTPGYSL
- the rpsP gene encoding 30S ribosomal protein S16, producing MVVIRLARGGSKKRPKYRITVADSRQWLNGKFIEVIGNFNPSPRGQEQKLVLDLEKANAWIKVGAQPTERVRSLIRMAQTKA
- the ffh gene encoding signal recognition particle protein — its product is MFDSLSDKLLGSLKKLRGQGKISEENVQDAIKEIRMSLLEADVNFKVVKSFIDAVREKALGAEVLQGVSPGQQFVKIVHDELVRVLGGEAVELDLKSSDARPAIVMMVGLQGAGKTTTSAKLALYIRQKYKKKPGLVPADVYRPAAIEQLKTLGGNLGVPVYPSQASQKPEEILEKALVWARENMVEVLILDTAGRSQIDDQLMGELDRLKALANPREILLVADAMLGQQSVAVAEGFHGRLTLSGLVLTKIDGDARGGAALSIRETTGIPVKFLGVGEKSDALEVFHPDRLASRILDMGDVLSLVERAQEVVDEKTAMESAKKIANKQFTVEDFLAQMQMMKKLGGLEGIMGMLPGMGQAMKQLKDQTKPDEEMRRIEAIIRSMTKQERQDHRILNGSRRARIAKGSGTQVSEVNKFIKSFEQSQKAMQQLMKMGMGGAMGSLMGGGKGKGMPPFRGPGGGRFPF
- a CDS encoding KH domain-containing protein, producing MAADPSNLKDLIEFMSKALVDFPDDVKVVEEVHEQTTMYKLYVNKQDLGKVIGKLGRTARSLRTILMAASTKLDRRSVLDIVE
- a CDS encoding ribonuclease HII, with the translated sequence MRKILNEPTELEPFDWRSLSQAPVIGLDEVGRGCLAGPVYAAAVIVPESVIEKLVNAGVTDSKLVSEKKRSGLAELICETCFFGLGSASSQEIDEINILQATFLSMKRALVDLEARFGHSEGHLLIDGNQKIPFRGLPFERPEFQKWAALLQTTLIKGDSRALPIAAASIVAKVTRDRLMIAADEEYPVYGFKGHKGYAAEVHRKAIKEHGPTPIHRKTFGGVREFVRL
- the trmD gene encoding tRNA (guanosine(37)-N1)-methyltransferase TrmD encodes the protein MRFAVVTIMPEIVTSAFQDGLVGQAFKKGLIQIETLNPRKFSEGAHNSVDDRVFGGSDGMLMQAEPLAKVVEELRSKFKKVKVVNLSPRGRVFSDQAAKEFAEEFSSDPNAVLVLIASRYAGVDQRFIDLYCDDEFSIGDYVLSGGELPACVLIDAIARKVPGVLGNAESADADSFTDGLLECAQYTRPREWRGKEIPAVLLCGDPKLIEDWRYLDSLIVTAKRRPELLTISLLKRVREIQGAARKGLGTIGHPAVRKAAFEDLSRLAEHVLTIWPK
- a CDS encoding L,D-transpeptidase family protein is translated as MFLRNVIFFSLVCLLSSSAVVSITASADTLSYGPLDFSESDLLKSQESIADAFVYRDQDCRLNTRQIEMTETDMLKLPQDICHGRTKEIVYLASIDSLVGCLSQKVEWANRTMIGSNGLGKRKSGDRKTPVGTYWLGYPRKSLQFGIFIPVGYPNKSDIARGYTGNAIGIHGPIRPFMCLPAKSIENNWTAGCLAFARDTQIIEVSNWVLANWPVKLTVTTD
- a CDS encoding RNA methyltransferase translates to MKIAVGLVHYPIRDRHKKIVATNVTNLDVHDIARASRVFGISRYYVIHPMQDQRSFVHRMLDHWRVGDGAQYNPMRKTALTMVDTAESLDAAIEDWNQKEGLTGRPLIVSTHARALEGVPQVSFRELRAKIEAGGPEDRLFLIFGTGFGLTEEFMRGCDMLLEPVKGAPPDDYRHLSVRSAVSIILDRLRGAW
- the rimM gene encoding 16S rRNA processing protein RimM; translation: MKGSFVETVGDDFRIVGRVKDAHGLKGEIWVVLFAGQADWLPDLKDTGGFFLSKTESLPSEDVKAQLHPYKLKGVRAHKNGLILQTPEIADRTAAEGFKGWFLAIPEEYLSSEEGESFYLSEIDGFEVREEGNGIGTVIGFSSNNAQDLLIVELKKGVRPGVKAGDKIEIPFVEALIEAVDSAEETIEVDLPNGLIEVQLGLDSKEEDIEEDTVDDELDEDDSDEDTFGDLEDETDDETENESGDDADDDVSQTRH
- the rplS gene encoding 50S ribosomal protein L19 is translated as MAKAAKKTASKSAGKSPKAAAPKAKAPKKAKAAKGPQGETDLVRRVALKKVANNAKIQDFGAGDTVGVYVKVREGDKERVQLYKGVCIKVQGEGVTRTFTVRKISAGVGVERTFPFRSPSVDRVEVIAKGKVRRSKLYFLRELKGKAARLTSEMVGLVDTSIPAESAETATTEA